The following proteins are encoded in a genomic region of Vibrio sinaloensis:
- a CDS encoding DUF342 domain-containing protein gives MWDKFVAFSDDNTQVLAKLSPDITVDSNFDTRGLNEALAAIEAADLYLMEEAVTKFINYAKEMKSEAYVGVAIAEVRDASIKVELSEQDMLASITVTGAYRGKPLRGPQIVQALAEAHVTKGINKLALKKVLVMSHQLKPGETFTQPVAKGKEPIQGTDAKFIPLVDDPTKQVLAPKESSPGGKVDMLNLGETINVAANQPLMKRVPATKGTPGMTVQGKPIPPKPGSDADLKVGKGTIISPDNPNLLIAEVSGMPILKERSVEVEDALCLPTIGVATGHVKFKGNVVVLGDIESDMMVRATGSLTVGGFIESADVQVQGDIEVAKGIIGHNVSEGEKKSCVVKSGGTITANYAQFSELQAANDIKLSVHCMSNELRCGHDLVVCDASEKQGTLSGGHAKVGGKVTCVNLGVEGDTATYVHAFARFQMFKDKQAKLKEQYTQAQEGTMSMVRKELEFKKIPKSERTPEQEQKLEQDKQAANAYLEKVKAARDNHENELEVALEESIVEVKGKVFTHVTVQFGEEKVITKRAHGASIFKFNQFEIKFSSMFEDDDLDQEL, from the coding sequence ATGTGGGATAAATTTGTCGCGTTTTCTGACGACAACACTCAGGTGCTAGCCAAGCTTTCACCTGATATCACGGTAGACTCGAATTTCGATACGCGCGGCCTCAACGAAGCGCTAGCGGCAATTGAAGCGGCTGACCTCTATCTAATGGAAGAGGCGGTGACTAAGTTCATCAATTACGCAAAAGAAATGAAAAGCGAGGCTTACGTGGGTGTGGCCATTGCTGAAGTCAGAGATGCGTCGATTAAGGTTGAGCTGTCTGAACAAGATATGCTGGCCAGTATCACAGTCACTGGCGCTTATCGTGGTAAACCGCTAAGAGGCCCGCAAATTGTTCAAGCGCTAGCAGAAGCCCATGTCACTAAAGGCATCAATAAACTGGCACTAAAAAAAGTGTTAGTGATGAGTCATCAACTCAAGCCGGGCGAAACCTTCACCCAACCTGTCGCCAAAGGTAAAGAACCGATCCAAGGCACTGACGCCAAATTTATCCCCCTGGTTGATGACCCGACCAAACAGGTTCTCGCGCCTAAAGAGTCGAGCCCGGGTGGTAAAGTTGACATGCTCAACTTGGGAGAAACCATCAACGTTGCGGCCAATCAACCCCTGATGAAGCGCGTCCCCGCGACCAAAGGTACGCCAGGTATGACGGTACAAGGCAAGCCGATCCCACCGAAACCGGGCAGTGATGCCGATTTAAAGGTTGGCAAAGGGACTATAATCTCGCCCGATAACCCTAACCTGCTGATTGCAGAAGTTTCCGGTATGCCGATCCTCAAAGAGCGCAGCGTCGAAGTGGAAGATGCGTTGTGCTTGCCTACCATAGGGGTTGCCACCGGGCATGTTAAGTTTAAAGGCAATGTGGTTGTGCTCGGTGATATCGAGTCGGACATGATGGTTCGCGCGACGGGTTCATTAACCGTTGGTGGGTTTATTGAATCGGCGGATGTTCAAGTGCAGGGCGATATCGAAGTGGCTAAAGGCATCATCGGCCACAATGTGTCAGAGGGCGAGAAGAAGAGTTGTGTCGTCAAATCTGGCGGCACCATCACCGCTAACTACGCCCAGTTTTCGGAGCTACAAGCAGCGAACGACATCAAGCTCAGTGTTCACTGTATGAGTAACGAACTGCGATGTGGCCACGACTTAGTGGTTTGTGATGCCTCTGAAAAGCAAGGTACCCTGAGTGGCGGTCATGCGAAAGTGGGCGGAAAAGTCACCTGTGTGAACTTGGGTGTTGAGGGCGATACCGCCACCTACGTTCACGCTTTCGCTCGTTTTCAGATGTTCAAAGACAAACAGGCGAAACTCAAAGAGCAATACACTCAAGCTCAGGAAGGAACCATGTCGATGGTGCGCAAAGAGCTGGAGTTCAAAAAAATACCTAAGTCTGAACGAACACCCGAGCAAGAACAAAAGCTAGAACAAGACAAACAAGCTGCCAATGCGTACCTTGAAAAAGTCAAAGCCGCGCGCGATAACCACGAGAACGAACTGGAAGTTGCCCTAGAAGAGTCGATTGTCGAAGTGAAAGGCAAGGTGTTCACCCATGTGACCGTTCAGTTTGGTGAAGAAAAAGTCATCACCAAGCGCGCTCATGGCGCCAGTATCTTCAAGTTTAATCAATTCGAGATTAAGTTCTCATCAATGTTCGAAGACGACGATTTAGACCAAGAGCTGTAG
- a CDS encoding ATP-binding SpoIIE family protein phosphatase translates to MHVMIVDDHATNRELCRFMLSHLAEQVTTFENGQGVVEAMSEMKALPDIILLDVMMPIKDGFTTAQEIRHAFPDTHIPIIFLTVLDDHASFERCLNYGDDFILKPIERSIIIAKVQAHYRIVRMHNQVMEQRDELSQFHEQVRYEYAIAESIFSNLMLEMSTQVQNIYGINYLSTPSTVFNGDLIVVANRPHGGVYVMIADATGHGLPAAISAIPATRAFFSMAAKGLSLGEIAREINEVLVRFLPMGMMLAASIFEVRANGFEVSWWGGGLPDGYLIDRKGEIVSRLVSTHMPLGVLKPHEFEADIVNFRLEPEQQIICYTDGVIEACNEQGEQYGQQRLESVFKQNRAIIPTLYESVRQFADKSVGDDLSILAMTFPISNANIQEPPPNEIVLNNIPIDAKLHLNGATLRGITVMTEVRKFLTGILNGGVHLDLVCSVLSELFANAIEHGLLKLDSSIKEEPDGFFLFYQLREEKLKQLDDTAWVDLNIHFDPHQARLVMTLEHNGEGFDYQANQARTDKVLTHGRGIVLATELCDSLEYSNQGRCVTAVYSLSASHHFPSSS, encoded by the coding sequence ATGCATGTAATGATCGTAGACGACCATGCAACGAACAGAGAGCTATGTCGTTTTATGCTCAGTCACCTAGCCGAGCAGGTGACCACGTTTGAGAATGGACAAGGGGTCGTCGAGGCCATGAGCGAGATGAAGGCCTTGCCAGACATCATTTTGCTTGATGTGATGATGCCGATTAAAGATGGATTCACCACTGCGCAAGAGATCCGCCACGCGTTCCCTGATACTCATATACCGATTATTTTCCTCACGGTGCTTGACGATCATGCGTCGTTTGAGCGCTGTTTAAACTATGGTGATGATTTCATTCTCAAGCCGATAGAGCGCAGCATCATCATTGCCAAAGTACAGGCGCACTACCGCATTGTCCGTATGCACAATCAGGTGATGGAGCAGCGTGATGAACTGAGTCAGTTTCACGAGCAGGTGCGCTACGAGTATGCGATAGCCGAGTCTATTTTTTCCAACTTGATGCTGGAAATGAGCACTCAAGTGCAAAACATTTACGGCATTAACTACCTGTCTACCCCTTCTACTGTGTTTAATGGCGACTTAATCGTAGTGGCAAACCGCCCTCATGGCGGTGTGTATGTGATGATCGCCGACGCTACCGGACATGGTTTGCCCGCAGCGATTTCCGCGATTCCTGCTACTCGTGCCTTTTTTTCCATGGCGGCAAAAGGTCTGTCTTTAGGTGAGATAGCCCGAGAAATCAATGAAGTCTTAGTTCGGTTTCTACCGATGGGGATGATGCTGGCCGCCAGCATTTTTGAAGTTCGAGCCAATGGCTTTGAGGTGTCATGGTGGGGCGGGGGATTGCCTGATGGTTATTTGATCGACCGTAAAGGTGAGATAGTCAGTCGTTTGGTCTCCACTCACATGCCGCTTGGGGTGTTAAAGCCGCATGAGTTCGAAGCGGATATTGTCAACTTTCGCTTGGAGCCAGAGCAGCAGATTATCTGTTATACCGACGGGGTCATTGAAGCTTGTAACGAACAAGGGGAGCAATACGGTCAACAGCGGCTTGAGTCGGTGTTTAAGCAAAATCGCGCCATCATTCCCACGCTGTATGAGTCGGTGCGTCAGTTCGCCGACAAATCGGTCGGGGATGATTTGTCTATTTTGGCCATGACGTTTCCCATCTCCAATGCCAATATTCAAGAGCCACCACCCAACGAAATTGTGCTCAATAATATCCCCATCGACGCAAAACTGCATCTTAACGGCGCGACGTTACGTGGTATTACAGTGATGACCGAAGTGCGCAAGTTCTTGACCGGAATACTCAATGGCGGCGTGCACCTTGATTTGGTCTGCTCGGTGTTGTCCGAGTTATTTGCCAATGCGATAGAGCACGGTTTACTCAAACTGGACTCGTCAATTAAAGAGGAACCCGATGGTTTCTTTCTGTTCTATCAACTGCGAGAAGAAAAGCTGAAACAGTTGGACGATACCGCATGGGTTGATCTTAATATTCATTTCGATCCGCACCAAGCTCGTTTGGTGATGACACTCGAACACAATGGTGAAGGCTTCGACTACCAAGCCAATCAAGCGCGCACTGATAAGGTGCTCACTCATGGTCGCGGCATTGTTCTTGCTACAGAATTATGTGATTCATTGGAATATTCAAACCAGGGTCGCTGTGTCACCGCTGTGTATTCGTTATCGGCTTCACACCATTTTCCAAGCTCGAGCTAG
- a CDS encoding STAS domain-containing protein yields MTVEAQIDAAAKHITILIEGAFGFNLVQEFRRTYSDRQEFRFTIDLRKVDYIDSAGLGMLLNMHNYLGQQDGTIRITNTLPQVRKILTISRFDKKFDIE; encoded by the coding sequence ATGACAGTAGAAGCACAAATTGATGCTGCGGCCAAGCACATAACAATCTTGATAGAGGGCGCCTTTGGTTTCAACTTAGTCCAAGAGTTTCGGCGCACCTACAGTGACCGCCAAGAGTTTCGTTTTACCATTGATCTGCGCAAGGTTGATTATATCGATAGTGCCGGGTTGGGGATGCTGCTTAACATGCACAACTACCTAGGCCAGCAAGATGGGACGATTCGCATCACTAACACCCTACCTCAAGTGAGAAAGATACTGACTATCTCTCGGTTCGACAAAAAGTTCGACATCGAGTAG
- a CDS encoding methyl-accepting chemotaxis protein: MQTDKRNIKTRYLAAISLQVILLLAALSMSSSMAHVVIMVLVAAIPWFAIGKTEPRTSTQPSPALRESEPERSSVDLSPTLDLISHQLTEPLDHQRSIVDESVETLNESYFGLQQLAEEQNQITSQLVENLLGNRDSDSDISQVLPKTEAIIRQFVDTLVNVSEKSISAVHSIHDMSDKLDAVFKLLDQVRGLSEQTNLLALNAAIEAARAGEAGRGFAVVAQEVRNLSVKAEELNGLIEAEINVAQKTVQEANKTVGEMASIDMTEAIESKEKVDDMLRGVQQVNHSVEQEVHKISSSGEQLRVQVDNGIRALQFADIITQQGDYAKHTVTYLQRLSDLCQHWAKGSLTMDEFTEQVMALQQQISGRDAPAASQHSIDEGEVELF, from the coding sequence ATGCAAACAGACAAGCGAAACATCAAAACACGCTACCTAGCGGCAATAAGTTTACAAGTGATTTTGCTGCTGGCAGCACTGAGCATGTCCTCCTCGATGGCCCATGTCGTGATCATGGTGTTGGTGGCCGCTATCCCTTGGTTTGCTATTGGCAAAACCGAGCCCCGCACTTCAACACAACCAAGCCCTGCTCTGCGCGAGAGCGAACCTGAGCGCTCGTCGGTTGATTTAAGTCCGACCCTTGATCTGATTTCGCACCAGTTAACCGAGCCACTCGATCACCAACGCAGTATCGTCGATGAGTCGGTAGAAACGCTTAACGAAAGCTATTTTGGCTTGCAGCAGTTGGCAGAAGAGCAGAACCAAATCACCTCTCAATTGGTCGAGAATCTACTCGGTAACCGAGACAGCGATAGCGACATCAGTCAGGTGCTGCCGAAAACCGAAGCCATCATTCGTCAGTTTGTCGACACACTAGTTAACGTGTCGGAAAAGAGCATTTCCGCAGTGCACAGCATTCACGATATGTCGGATAAGTTGGATGCGGTATTCAAACTACTCGACCAAGTTCGAGGCTTATCGGAACAAACCAACTTATTGGCGTTGAACGCAGCGATAGAAGCGGCGCGCGCGGGTGAGGCAGGGCGTGGTTTTGCGGTGGTCGCTCAAGAGGTGCGTAATCTTTCTGTCAAAGCAGAAGAGTTAAATGGTTTGATAGAGGCAGAGATTAATGTGGCGCAAAAAACGGTGCAAGAAGCGAACAAAACCGTCGGAGAAATGGCATCAATCGATATGACAGAGGCGATTGAGTCTAAGGAAAAAGTCGACGACATGCTGCGTGGTGTGCAGCAAGTCAATCATTCTGTGGAGCAAGAGGTTCATAAAATCAGTTCCAGTGGCGAGCAGCTGCGTGTTCAGGTCGACAATGGTATCCGCGCGTTGCAGTTCGCCGACATCATTACCCAGCAAGGTGATTATGCGAAGCACACCGTCACTTATCTGCAGAGGCTGTCGGATCTCTGCCAGCACTGGGCGAAGGGTAGCTTGACGATGGATGAGTTTACCGAGCAAGTGATGGCGCTTCAGCAACAGATCTCTGGGCGTGATGCGCCTGCCGCTTCACAGCACAGCATTGATGAGGGTGAGGTTGAACTGTTTTAA
- a CDS encoding protein-glutamate methylesterase/protein-glutamine glutaminase codes for MKKIKVLIVDDSPVFRALLSQLIDADPELEVVATAEDPFEARELIKQHNPDVLTLDIEMPKMNGVQFLKNLMRLRPMPVVMISTLTQHGADATLAALELGAVDYFPKPAVDNTAEMLNYKSLVNDKIKIAAGANVTSAQPPKQQKLAVPKHHNAIELIAIGASTGGTEAVRNVLSALPAGLPPIVITQHISAKFSASFAERLNQNSEIEVKELTANQAPLTQGCAYLAPGDKHLTVSRRGSHLYCHLDDRPAVNRHKPSVDVMFDTVAETVADKAIGVILTGMGQDGARGLLRMKQRGAKTIAQDQASSVVWGMPRVAVELGAALSVVDINQVAHQVIHYLSPDS; via the coding sequence ATGAAAAAGATAAAAGTATTGATCGTTGATGACTCGCCGGTGTTTCGAGCGTTGCTGTCACAGCTTATCGATGCCGATCCTGAACTTGAAGTGGTCGCGACCGCTGAAGACCCGTTTGAGGCGAGAGAGCTGATCAAACAACACAACCCAGATGTGCTGACGCTCGATATAGAAATGCCAAAAATGAATGGCGTTCAGTTTTTGAAGAATTTAATGCGTTTACGCCCCATGCCGGTGGTGATGATTTCGACCTTAACCCAGCATGGAGCCGACGCGACTCTGGCGGCACTCGAGCTTGGTGCGGTGGACTATTTCCCCAAACCGGCAGTGGACAACACTGCCGAGATGCTCAACTACAAATCCTTGGTCAATGACAAGATAAAGATTGCTGCTGGAGCGAATGTCACCTCCGCACAGCCACCCAAACAACAAAAATTGGCTGTACCTAAACATCATAATGCGATTGAACTGATTGCGATTGGCGCCTCAACAGGCGGTACGGAAGCGGTAAGAAATGTTCTCTCTGCTTTACCCGCGGGGCTGCCACCTATCGTTATCACTCAACATATCAGCGCCAAGTTCTCAGCCTCATTTGCCGAACGTCTCAACCAGAACAGCGAAATTGAAGTCAAAGAGCTGACGGCCAATCAAGCACCTTTAACTCAAGGCTGTGCCTATCTCGCCCCCGGAGATAAACACTTAACCGTATCGCGTCGTGGGTCACACCTTTATTGCCACCTTGACGACAGACCCGCGGTCAATCGGCACAAACCTTCAGTGGATGTCATGTTTGATACCGTCGCCGAAACCGTGGCTGATAAAGCGATTGGCGTTATTTTAACCGGAATGGGGCAAGATGGTGCGCGAGGCTTATTGCGCATGAAGCAGCGAGGCGCGAAAACCATAGCGCAAGATCAAGCGTCTTCTGTGGTGTGGGGCATGCCAAGAGTAGCCGTGGAACTCGGCGCTGCGCTGTCAGTGGTCGACATTAACCAGGTCGCCCACCAAGTGATTCATTACCTCTCGCCTGACAGCTAG
- a CDS encoding chemotaxis protein CheD (catalyzes the conversion of glutamine residues to glutamate on methyl-accepting chemotaxis receptors), with protein MPPQYQNSHFNRFYHPLRDKHIVKVLPGGVYCTEAEDELIATGLGSCVSACMWDSDLHIGGMNHFLLPFDSKSQLKTWCPDEVASTASRYGSYAMEILLNALLKRGARRTSLRLKLFGGAQMLGRNSMIGEKNVAFILNYVEQEGMEVVSQDLGGLKPRKILFDPYTGKAWLKRIPFTEVHHLQHQEEKYASQLDRESHATDNNDVELF; from the coding sequence ATGCCACCTCAATATCAAAACAGCCACTTTAATCGGTTCTATCATCCGCTTAGAGATAAGCACATCGTTAAAGTGTTGCCTGGTGGCGTTTACTGCACTGAGGCCGAGGACGAGTTGATTGCGACCGGACTGGGCTCCTGCGTGTCGGCTTGTATGTGGGACAGCGATTTACATATCGGTGGAATGAATCATTTTCTGTTGCCGTTTGATAGCAAATCGCAGCTTAAAACATGGTGCCCGGATGAAGTGGCATCGACTGCTTCGCGCTACGGCAGTTACGCGATGGAAATCCTGCTCAATGCGCTGCTAAAACGCGGCGCGCGACGCACCTCGCTGCGCTTGAAGCTGTTTGGTGGCGCGCAAATGCTTGGGCGTAACTCGATGATTGGCGAAAAAAACGTGGCGTTTATTCTCAATTACGTTGAGCAGGAGGGCATGGAGGTCGTCTCTCAAGATTTAGGAGGATTGAAGCCGCGCAAAATCTTATTTGACCCATACACAGGAAAGGCCTGGCTTAAGCGTATTCCGTTCACTGAAGTTCATCACCTCCAACATCAAGAAGAGAAATACGCCAGTCAGTTGGATAGAGAGAGCCACGCAACAGATAACAACGATGTGGAGCTGTTTTGA
- a CDS encoding CheR family methyltransferase: MGRVLAQSENRVADEFELTDKDFKYIQWFMHKNVGIYFSDRKRTLVYGRISRQLRRLGLRRFADYRVLIEQDSQEHANFINCLTTNKTQFFREYHHFDFIEKVLVNEWQQQGVERIRIWSAGCSTGEEPYSFIASLYWSKLLDSVSDVKIIASDLDTNVLSHAKAGIYDQSAVDSIPVKYLKPCFVKGTGAQQGKIKCKAGLQQLVEFRQLNLLKNWEFEQEFDVISCRNVMIYFDKKTQRQLIERFYQHLKPNGVLFLGHSESVPAGINLFHHLGHTIYVKK, encoded by the coding sequence GATAAGGATTTTAAATATATCCAATGGTTTATGCATAAGAACGTGGGTATCTACTTTTCTGATCGTAAAAGAACCTTGGTCTATGGCCGGATCAGCCGTCAGTTAAGGCGGCTGGGCCTGCGTCGCTTTGCCGATTACCGTGTGTTGATTGAGCAAGACTCACAAGAGCACGCCAATTTTATCAACTGTTTAACCACCAATAAAACGCAGTTTTTCCGTGAGTACCACCATTTTGATTTCATAGAGAAGGTCTTAGTTAACGAGTGGCAGCAGCAAGGCGTCGAACGGATACGCATTTGGTCAGCAGGGTGCTCAACAGGGGAAGAGCCTTACAGCTTTATCGCCTCTTTATATTGGTCCAAGTTACTCGACAGCGTCTCTGACGTGAAGATTATCGCCTCTGACCTTGATACCAATGTGCTGAGTCACGCAAAGGCGGGTATTTACGATCAATCAGCGGTTGATTCGATCCCGGTTAAGTATCTCAAACCCTGCTTTGTGAAAGGCACAGGGGCTCAACAAGGCAAGATTAAATGCAAAGCGGGGCTGCAGCAGTTGGTCGAGTTTCGTCAGCTCAATCTGTTGAAAAACTGGGAGTTCGAGCAGGAGTTTGACGTAATTTCATGTCGTAACGTTATGATTTACTTTGATAAAAAAACACAGCGCCAATTGATTGAACGTTTTTATCAACACCTTAAGCCCAATGGCGTGCTGTTTCTCGGTCACTCAGAGAGTGTGCCTGCTGGCATCAATCTGTTCCATCACTTGGGACACACCATTTACGTGAAGAAATAG